In one Bacillus mesophilus genomic region, the following are encoded:
- a CDS encoding Rne/Rng family ribonuclease: MNRKIVMNLLSSMKRIAILENDKPVEFYFTHPQLQDVSGNIYAGRITKVLPGMQAVFVDIGLERNGFLHRDQLLSFHINSLPLDEKRKKSVSEFAREGELILVQVEKNSVGSKGPKLTNIIELSGQYMVYIPNGQYIAVSKKMESEETRALWKNSMRNSLTGFEGAIIRTAAEKVDTSTITVELEKLKLEYEELLKIYKTTNKPTLLKSAANQSDKIVQEVGIDRIDEIIVDDFQAYQELLPRFEKENITYYRNREGIFSYYHIEAELERLQKKVVWLSNGAYLIIEHTEAMTIIDVNTGKFTGKTNLKDTVLNTNEQAALEIARQVRLRDIGGIILVDFIDMKTDVEKNKILQVLKAELDRDRTRTIVYGFTRLGVLEMTRKRVRENVLHQQTDTCQVCGNGHVQAKEALAYKLERELLELKGRDDDSIWIEATKDIIDLFTKSPMLLQEQVEKYLQMKLIFTELDSPKPSYQIRHIGSMQDITNRLKDID, from the coding sequence ATGAATAGAAAAATCGTAATGAATTTGCTTTCCTCTATGAAGAGAATCGCTATTTTAGAAAATGATAAACCTGTTGAATTTTATTTTACTCATCCACAGCTTCAGGATGTAAGTGGAAACATATATGCGGGACGAATTACAAAGGTACTTCCAGGGATGCAGGCAGTATTTGTTGATATTGGATTAGAACGAAATGGTTTTCTGCACCGAGATCAACTACTATCCTTTCATATAAATTCATTACCGCTCGATGAAAAAAGGAAAAAGAGTGTTAGTGAATTTGCACGCGAGGGTGAGTTAATCCTCGTTCAAGTTGAGAAGAATAGTGTAGGCAGTAAAGGCCCCAAGCTTACCAATATTATCGAACTATCAGGTCAATATATGGTTTACATTCCAAATGGTCAATATATTGCAGTTTCTAAAAAAATGGAATCAGAGGAAACTAGGGCACTCTGGAAAAATAGTATGCGAAATTCACTGACAGGTTTCGAAGGAGCTATTATTCGAACTGCAGCAGAAAAGGTAGACACGTCGACTATAACAGTAGAGCTAGAGAAGCTTAAGTTAGAATATGAAGAGCTATTAAAGATATATAAAACAACAAATAAACCAACATTGTTAAAGAGCGCTGCTAACCAATCTGATAAAATCGTACAAGAGGTAGGAATAGATCGGATTGATGAGATTATTGTGGATGACTTCCAAGCGTATCAAGAGCTACTACCTAGATTTGAAAAGGAAAATATTACATATTACAGAAACAGAGAAGGGATATTTTCTTATTATCATATCGAAGCAGAACTTGAGCGGTTGCAGAAAAAGGTTGTCTGGCTGTCTAATGGTGCATACCTAATTATTGAACATACTGAAGCGATGACGATTATTGATGTTAATACAGGAAAGTTTACAGGGAAAACTAACTTAAAGGACACTGTGTTAAATACAAATGAACAGGCAGCTCTAGAAATAGCAAGACAAGTTCGGTTACGTGACATTGGCGGTATTATTTTAGTTGACTTTATTGATATGAAAACAGATGTAGAGAAAAATAAAATTTTACAAGTGTTAAAAGCCGAGTTAGATCGAGATCGGACGAGAACCATCGTCTATGGTTTTACAAGACTTGGTGTGCTAGAAATGACAAGGAAACGAGTTAGGGAGAATGTCCTTCATCAGCAAACCGATACCTGTCAAGTGTGCGGAAATGGTCATGTCCAAGCCAAAGAGGCTTTAGCATATAAACTAGAGCGGGAATTATTAGAACTAAAGGGGCGAGATGACGACAGTATTTGGATTGAAGCAACAAAAGATATCATCGATCTATTCACAAAAAGTCCAATGTTACTTCAGGAACAAGTAGAGAAGTACCTTCAAATGAAGTTGATCTTTACAGAACTAGATTCACCTAAACCAAGCTATCAAATCCGTCATATTGGTTCGATGCAAGATATAACTAATAGACTGAAAGATATTGACTAG